In Synergistetes bacterium HGW-Synergistetes-1, one genomic interval encodes:
- a CDS encoding hydratase, translated as MLKLVRKGVYLLRGNLLVEEAENINMDEINDRLTNAGLDPMGSVLPDKMKASNGTIACRILQAHNADKTGEKLKIHFDALASHDITYVGIIETAIASGMKKFPIPYVLTNCHNSLCAVGGTINEDDHVYGLSAAKKFGGDFVPPHMAVIHSYVREMMTGCGRMILGSDSHTRYGALGTMGIGEGGPELVKQLLSHTYDFPRAEVVAVYLKGSPHPGVGPQDVALALIGAVFKDGFVKNKVLEFVGPGVSSLPVEFRNGIDVMTTETACLSSIWRTDGSVKKYYEIHGRPADYTQLDPDEAAWYDGAVVIDLDKVKPMIALPFHPSNVYTIDDLNENAGDILEKVEKEASGQIENPNLTLSLKDKIRSGRLCVDHGVIAGCAGGTPDNIVAAAQILKAGKSGIGEFSLSVYPGSQPIKMELVENGTLYDLMSVGATVRTAFCGPCFGACDTPANNGLSIRHTTRNFPNREGSKPDGGQLASVALMDARSIAATAANGGILTSAEQYGEFLHDVEYTFRKEIYDKKVYRGFGKPQSERELVYGPNIRPWPRVYPLAENLMLSVASVITDPVTTTDELIPSGETSSLRSNPLKLAEYALSRKDPGYVGRAKAVQALENTRRKTTDAGSGEVPFDLKSVLALTKTNDPLKNTGIGSTIFAVKPGDGSAREQAASSQKVLGGQANIAEEYATKRYRSNLINWGMIPFIIARENREKLSVGDWIFIPGIRSAVMEGHDQIHAVVIHGASRTDITLKMPGLTREDREIILAGCLMNYYSLQNDLQSEINRKKAVIKYI; from the coding sequence GTGCTGAAGTTGGTCAGAAAAGGAGTATATTTGCTCCGCGGAAACCTCTTGGTAGAAGAGGCGGAAAATATCAACATGGATGAGATAAACGACCGCTTGACAAACGCAGGCCTCGATCCAATGGGAAGTGTCCTGCCCGACAAGATGAAAGCGTCAAACGGAACCATTGCCTGTCGTATCCTGCAGGCGCACAATGCAGATAAGACGGGTGAAAAATTAAAGATACATTTTGATGCCTTGGCATCACATGACATTACCTATGTGGGGATAATTGAGACTGCGATAGCCAGCGGCATGAAAAAATTCCCGATACCCTATGTGCTGACAAACTGCCATAACAGCCTTTGTGCCGTTGGCGGGACCATAAACGAGGATGACCATGTCTATGGACTCTCCGCAGCAAAGAAATTCGGGGGGGATTTCGTTCCTCCGCATATGGCTGTTATCCACTCATATGTACGGGAGATGATGACGGGCTGCGGCAGGATGATCCTTGGTTCTGACAGCCATACGAGGTATGGTGCGCTCGGAACGATGGGGATAGGTGAAGGAGGTCCGGAGCTGGTAAAACAGCTTTTGAGCCATACTTATGACTTCCCTCGTGCAGAGGTCGTAGCGGTTTATCTTAAGGGTTCGCCGCATCCCGGCGTAGGTCCGCAGGATGTTGCCCTTGCTCTCATAGGGGCGGTTTTCAAAGATGGTTTTGTAAAAAACAAAGTTTTGGAATTCGTTGGTCCGGGCGTCAGCAGCCTGCCTGTAGAATTCCGGAACGGGATAGACGTAATGACAACTGAAACAGCCTGTCTCTCTTCTATATGGAGGACTGACGGCAGTGTGAAAAAATATTATGAGATACACGGAAGACCCGCTGATTACACGCAGCTTGATCCAGATGAAGCTGCGTGGTATGACGGAGCCGTGGTGATCGATCTTGATAAAGTCAAGCCAATGATCGCCCTGCCCTTCCACCCCAGCAACGTTTATACGATAGATGACCTGAACGAAAATGCCGGGGATATACTGGAAAAGGTAGAGAAAGAAGCCTCAGGGCAGATAGAGAATCCCAATCTCACGCTTTCCCTTAAGGATAAAATCCGCAGCGGACGTCTCTGTGTCGATCATGGCGTCATTGCCGGATGCGCGGGAGGTACACCGGACAACATCGTAGCAGCGGCGCAGATACTCAAGGCAGGCAAATCAGGGATCGGCGAGTTTTCGCTGAGCGTATATCCGGGCAGCCAGCCGATAAAGATGGAGCTCGTGGAAAACGGCACCCTTTATGACCTGATGTCTGTGGGAGCGACTGTAAGGACAGCCTTCTGCGGTCCATGTTTCGGAGCATGTGACACTCCTGCCAACAATGGGCTAAGCATCAGACATACCACCAGGAATTTCCCTAACCGGGAGGGCTCAAAACCTGACGGCGGGCAGCTTGCTTCTGTAGCTCTTATGGATGCCAGATCGATAGCGGCTACTGCCGCGAATGGCGGGATCCTCACCTCAGCGGAGCAATATGGGGAATTCCTCCATGATGTCGAATATACATTTCGAAAAGAGATATACGACAAAAAGGTCTATCGCGGATTTGGAAAGCCTCAGTCCGAAAGGGAACTCGTATATGGTCCCAATATCCGTCCGTGGCCCAGGGTCTATCCCCTGGCAGAAAATCTGATGCTCAGCGTGGCCTCGGTAATTACCGATCCTGTTACGACCACGGATGAACTTATTCCGTCCGGTGAGACGTCATCTCTTCGCTCCAATCCGCTGAAACTGGCTGAATACGCCCTTTCACGCAAGGATCCGGGATATGTAGGCAGGGCAAAAGCGGTCCAGGCTCTTGAAAACACGCGCAGAAAGACGACTGATGCCGGATCCGGGGAGGTACCTTTTGACCTTAAATCCGTGCTTGCACTGACTAAAACAAACGATCCCCTAAAAAATACAGGAATAGGCAGCACAATATTCGCTGTAAAACCGGGGGACGGTTCTGCCCGTGAACAGGCGGCATCTTCCCAGAAAGTACTCGGTGGCCAGGCAAACATTGCAGAAGAGTATGCAACCAAAAGATACAGAAGCAATCTCATCAACTGGGGAATGATACCCTTTATCATCGCCCGGGAAAACAGGGAAAAACTTTCCGTAGGAGACTGGATATTCATACCCGGGATCCGCAGCGCAGTCATGGAAGGCCACGATCAGATCCATGCTGTCGTGATACACGGAGCTTCAAGGACGGATATCACGCTTAAGATGCCGGGCCTCACCAGGGAGGACAGGGAGATCATCCTTGCAGGATGCCTTATGAATTATTACTCGCTGCAGAACGATCTTCAGAGTGAGATAAACAGAAAAAAAGCAGTGATCAAATACATTTAG
- the citD gene encoding citrate lyase acyl carrier protein, with the protein MGRLILLKTASAGTLESSDCLVTVSPAEKLKLEYKGANSEVFAERTMALVENVSKRYGLSGAEISIQDQGALEITIKARLETALIRAIKGVAKE; encoded by the coding sequence ATGGGCAGATTGATATTGCTTAAGACCGCCAGCGCCGGGACGTTGGAATCATCCGACTGCCTGGTGACGGTTTCACCGGCTGAAAAGCTTAAACTGGAATATAAAGGGGCCAACAGCGAAGTTTTTGCTGAAAGGACGATGGCGCTTGTTGAGAACGTGTCAAAAAGATACGGCCTCAGCGGAGCTGAGATATCGATCCAGGATCAGGGTGCCCTTGAGATAACGATAAAGGCGCGACTCGAAACAGCTCTCATACGTGCCATAAAGGGAGTGGCGAAAGAATGA
- a CDS encoding CoA ester lyase, with the protein MKPCRSMLYIPGDSPGMIQHAPVFGADSILLDLEDAVALTEKDAARKMVACYLQDYDFKDLIVTVRVNGADTEFFDDDLKEIIPCSPAAIRIPKCNGPADVLAADKKIEEIEKANSIPVGKVRIHAMIETAVGVESAFFIASACPRVQALTLGGQDLTADMGVQKTKEGWELFYARSRVVVAARAAGVDVYDTVWADISDKEGLLKECRSIVGLGFTGKAAIHPDQIETIHQAFMPNEKEFRKAIRVMEAAENAKKEGKGVISVDGKMVDAPVVARARHLLDLADLYGFERSGS; encoded by the coding sequence ATGAAGCCCTGCCGTTCAATGCTTTATATTCCAGGCGATTCTCCCGGCATGATCCAGCACGCGCCAGTCTTTGGAGCTGACAGCATACTGCTTGACCTTGAAGATGCAGTGGCTCTCACGGAGAAGGATGCAGCAAGAAAAATGGTCGCTTGCTACTTACAGGATTATGATTTTAAGGATCTCATTGTAACTGTCAGGGTAAACGGCGCGGATACGGAATTTTTTGATGACGACCTGAAGGAGATCATCCCATGTTCCCCCGCTGCCATCAGGATCCCAAAATGCAATGGTCCCGCAGATGTTCTGGCCGCGGACAAAAAAATTGAAGAGATAGAAAAAGCGAATTCCATTCCTGTCGGAAAAGTGAGAATACATGCAATGATCGAAACAGCCGTGGGTGTAGAGAGCGCATTCTTTATAGCATCCGCATGCCCTCGTGTCCAGGCCCTTACACTTGGAGGACAGGACCTTACGGCAGATATGGGTGTCCAGAAAACTAAAGAGGGCTGGGAACTTTTTTATGCGAGAAGCAGAGTCGTAGTTGCAGCACGTGCTGCCGGTGTGGATGTATATGACACGGTGTGGGCAGACATCAGTGATAAAGAAGGACTGCTCAAGGAATGCAGATCGATAGTGGGTCTTGGATTTACCGGCAAGGCGGCCATACATCCCGATCAGATAGAAACGATCCATCAGGCTTTCATGCCGAACGAAAAAGAATTCAGAAAAGCGATTCGTGTAATGGAAGCCGCGGAAAATGCGAAAAAAGAGGGTAAAGGTGTCATCTCTGTTGACGGCAAAATGGTAGATGCTCCTGTTGTGGCAAGAGCCCGCCATCTTTTGGACCTTGCAGATCTCTATGGTTTTGAAAGGAGTGGCTCGTAA
- a CDS encoding ABC transporter, which yields MSIYVKIIKSFGNFVLNTEFEAGNEILALLGSSGSGKSMTLKCIAGIVKPDEGRIVVDGVTLFDSDKKINLSPQERHVGLLFQNYALFPNMTVEQNLYTVLKNCNGQKNTKERLDLLLESFYLTGLEKHYPGQLSGGQQQRVALARIMASDPKIIMLDEPLSALDSYLRWQVEKELTEILGKYKGSTLYVSHNRDEVYRLCKKVCVINKGHSEKVSSVNEFFNSPSTLASALLSGCKNYSKAEKLSHNTVHAFDWKVNLRCNTFIPDDTKYIGVRAHRILPFRMGDECQNKVICRVLEIRHDLFSVIITLTPQDADPKKEFSQIQMELPSIEDNFVLPGDIMAVNIPIDMIMPLRK from the coding sequence ATGTCAATATACGTTAAAATAATTAAATCGTTCGGTAATTTCGTCCTTAACACCGAGTTTGAAGCGGGGAATGAGATACTGGCTCTGCTGGGATCTTCAGGTTCCGGCAAAAGCATGACGCTGAAATGCATAGCTGGCATAGTCAAACCGGATGAAGGACGTATCGTCGTAGACGGCGTAACATTGTTTGACTCAGACAAGAAGATCAACCTGAGCCCTCAGGAAAGACATGTCGGATTGCTTTTCCAAAACTACGCCCTTTTTCCTAATATGACAGTGGAGCAGAATCTTTATACCGTTCTGAAAAACTGTAATGGGCAAAAGAACACAAAAGAACGGTTAGACCTCCTTCTGGAAAGTTTTTATTTAACAGGACTTGAAAAACATTATCCTGGACAGCTTTCAGGGGGACAGCAGCAGCGTGTTGCTCTTGCCAGAATTATGGCAAGTGATCCTAAAATCATAATGCTTGATGAACCATTATCGGCCCTTGACAGTTATCTGCGTTGGCAGGTCGAAAAGGAACTCACAGAAATCCTTGGTAAATACAAAGGGAGCACTCTTTATGTATCTCATAACAGGGATGAAGTTTACAGGCTATGTAAGAAGGTATGTGTCATAAACAAAGGCCATTCTGAAAAGGTCAGTTCGGTCAATGAATTCTTCAATTCTCCATCAACATTAGCGTCAGCTTTGCTATCAGGATGCAAAAACTACTCAAAAGCAGAAAAACTATCACATAACACTGTGCATGCTTTCGACTGGAAAGTTAACTTAAGGTGTAATACCTTTATACCTGATGATACGAAATATATTGGCGTACGGGCTCATAGAATCCTTCCTTTTCGCATGGGTGATGAATGCCAAAACAAAGTTATTTGCCGCGTACTTGAGATCAGACATGACCTTTTTTCCGTTATTATTACACTGACACCTCAGGACGCTGATCCAAAAAAAGAATTTTCTCAAATTCAAATGGAACTGCCTTCTATTGAAGATAATTTTGTTCTGCCGGGAGATATTATGGCAGTAAACATCCCTATTGATATGATTATGCCCTTAAGAAAATAG
- the citF gene encoding citrate lyase subunit alpha yields MYMTLNSLGRNVPLELPGVGSFAPYESPFAMLGQPGAFVGAQMQLRRPAPARSKVVENIEKAVELSGLKDGMTISFHHHLRNGDAVIPMVLDVLRKMGFKGLTLAPSSIPDAHDCIADYIRSGLINRLYTSGVRGELGKLLSGGELEIPVVIRSHGGRARAIEEGSISIDVAFLAAPACDPLGNITGSTGPSACGSLGYAITDARYARHVVAITDNLVEYPLNPRISIPQYLVDSIVCVDSLGDPKKIATGAARITRNPVDLKIAKDSFRLMKASGILEPGFSFQMGVGGASLAVAKYLGEYMKEKGLCGSFGLGGVGGYMAGMLEEGLFDAVFDVQSFDSAVTNSMQKNPKHIEIDASWYASPFNAGCIVNNLDCVILAALEVDTDFNVNVLTGHDGVLRGASGGHQDTAAGAKLSIVVAPSFRGGVPSIKNKVTTVTTPGETVDAIVTERGICINPRREDLLGSALKSGLPVVDITELKKEVEKLTGVPRPAEFDHDKIAAVVEYRDGTLIDTVYCRK; encoded by the coding sequence ATGTATATGACTCTGAATTCCCTGGGCAGAAACGTTCCTCTTGAACTTCCCGGAGTCGGGTCTTTTGCTCCATATGAGTCACCATTTGCCATGCTCGGTCAGCCCGGCGCATTTGTGGGGGCTCAGATGCAGCTGCGCCGTCCGGCGCCTGCCAGGAGCAAGGTCGTTGAAAATATTGAAAAGGCTGTGGAACTGTCGGGACTGAAAGACGGAATGACGATCTCGTTCCACCACCATCTGAGAAATGGTGATGCCGTGATACCCATGGTCCTTGATGTCCTGCGAAAAATGGGTTTTAAAGGTCTTACCCTTGCTCCAAGCTCGATACCGGATGCCCACGACTGTATTGCTGACTATATCCGCAGCGGCCTGATAAACCGCCTTTATACTTCTGGAGTCCGCGGCGAACTCGGGAAGCTTCTATCCGGCGGCGAGCTGGAAATACCCGTAGTGATCCGCAGCCATGGTGGACGGGCCAGGGCTATAGAGGAAGGATCGATATCTATAGATGTCGCATTCCTTGCAGCTCCTGCCTGCGATCCACTTGGCAATATCACAGGCAGTACAGGGCCTTCCGCATGCGGTTCCCTTGGTTATGCAATAACGGATGCCAGATATGCGCGGCATGTCGTCGCTATAACGGACAACCTTGTGGAATATCCGCTTAATCCCAGAATCTCTATACCGCAGTACCTGGTAGACAGCATAGTATGTGTCGACAGTCTGGGAGATCCGAAAAAGATCGCGACAGGAGCTGCAAGGATAACAAGGAACCCTGTTGACCTGAAGATCGCCAAAGATTCTTTCCGGCTGATGAAAGCTTCAGGAATATTAGAGCCTGGTTTCTCTTTTCAGATGGGAGTGGGCGGAGCAAGCCTGGCTGTGGCAAAATATCTCGGGGAATATATGAAGGAAAAAGGTCTCTGCGGCAGCTTCGGACTTGGCGGAGTGGGTGGGTATATGGCGGGCATGCTTGAGGAGGGGCTCTTTGACGCAGTCTTTGATGTCCAGAGTTTTGATTCGGCTGTTACAAATTCGATGCAGAAAAATCCGAAACACATCGAAATAGATGCCTCTTGGTATGCTAGTCCCTTTAATGCAGGGTGTATAGTAAACAACCTGGACTGCGTCATCCTGGCAGCTCTTGAGGTCGATACGGATTTTAATGTAAACGTACTCACAGGACATGATGGAGTACTCAGAGGCGCATCCGGCGGACATCAGGATACTGCCGCGGGGGCAAAACTCTCTATAGTGGTCGCTCCTTCTTTCAGGGGGGGCGTTCCCTCAATAAAGAACAAAGTCACAACAGTAACGACACCCGGTGAGACAGTAGACGCCATCGTAACTGAGAGGGGGATCTGCATTAACCCCCGCAGGGAAGATCTTCTTGGCTCTGCTTTAAAATCAGGGCTCCCGGTCGTTGATATCACGGAATTGAAGAAGGAAGTCGAAAAACTCACAGGCGTCCCGCGTCCTGCTGAATTTGATCACGATAAAATTGCCGCAGTAGTTGAATATCGCGACGGGACCCTTATAGATACTGTATATTGCAGGAAATAG
- a CDS encoding isocitrate dehydrogenase (NADP(+)), with translation MKIGMKTPLVEMDGDEMTRVIWGEIKEILLEPYIDLKTEYYDLGLKKRDETDDRITVEAAEAAKVYGVAVKCATITPNQQRVEEYDLKQMWKSPNGTIRAILDGTVFRSPIFLDCISPTVRTWNKPITIARHAYGDIYKDVEMVIDTPGRVYMTFEPADGDEGKAQKELVHDFTGGGVVMGMHNLDRSIRSFARSCFKYALATKQPLWFSTKDTISKKYDHRFKDIFQEIFDAEFKADFEKCGIEYFYTLIDDAVARVIRSEGGFIWACKNYDGDVMSDMVATAFGSLAMMTSVLVSPDGVFEYEAAHGTVTRHYYKYLKGEATSTNPMATIFAWSGALRKRGELDGIKELQSFADRLERASTETIESGIMTKDIASIADIYDKKVVTTEEFLHAVAEKLR, from the coding sequence ATGAAAATTGGAATGAAGACACCGTTGGTCGAGATGGACGGGGATGAAATGACCAGGGTCATCTGGGGGGAAATAAAAGAGATCCTGCTTGAACCTTATATTGACCTGAAAACAGAATACTACGACCTTGGACTAAAGAAACGCGATGAAACAGATGACAGGATAACTGTGGAAGCCGCCGAGGCGGCAAAAGTATACGGCGTAGCAGTAAAATGTGCCACAATAACGCCGAACCAGCAAAGAGTCGAAGAATATGATCTTAAACAGATGTGGAAGAGCCCAAACGGGACAATAAGGGCGATACTTGACGGAACCGTCTTCAGGTCTCCTATCTTTCTTGACTGTATCAGTCCCACTGTAAGAACATGGAACAAGCCGATCACGATCGCACGTCACGCATACGGTGATATATACAAGGATGTAGAGATGGTCATTGATACTCCTGGCAGGGTCTATATGACATTTGAGCCTGCTGACGGCGATGAGGGAAAAGCTCAAAAAGAGCTGGTCCATGACTTTACGGGTGGCGGTGTCGTTATGGGCATGCATAACCTTGACAGGTCAATAAGGAGCTTTGCGCGTTCATGCTTCAAATATGCGCTTGCTACTAAACAGCCTCTCTGGTTTTCAACCAAAGACACCATCTCAAAAAAGTATGACCACCGCTTTAAGGATATTTTCCAGGAAATATTCGATGCAGAATTCAAGGCGGATTTTGAAAAATGCGGGATAGAATATTTCTACACCCTGATCGATGATGCGGTAGCAAGAGTAATACGTTCTGAAGGGGGCTTTATCTGGGCCTGCAAAAACTACGATGGTGATGTTATGTCAGATATGGTAGCCACTGCATTCGGAAGTCTTGCAATGATGACATCGGTCCTTGTCTCCCCTGATGGCGTCTTTGAATACGAAGCGGCACATGGTACAGTTACCCGCCACTATTACAAATATCTCAAGGGCGAAGCGACTTCCACCAACCCAATGGCGACTATTTTCGCATGGTCGGGTGCTCTCAGGAAGCGTGGGGAGCTTGATGGGATAAAAGAGCTCCAGTCCTTTGCCGACAGACTTGAAAGAGCCTCAACAGAGACGATAGAATCGGGAATAATGACCAAGGACATTGCATCTATAGCTGATATATACGACAAAAAGGTCGTTACAACGGAAGAATTTCTCCATGCAGTAGCGGAGAAGCTCAGATAA
- the pruA gene encoding 1-pyrroline-5-carboxylate dehydrogenase, whose translation MSNALFSYEKPFNDVSRDYAPGSMDRKLLKEAIEEISSNVAEIPLIIGGEEIRTGNTGSVVMPHDHKHRLAVYHKAGSAEMEIAIKAALDAHNKWAGMSYTDRAAIIMKIAELIKTKYRYILNAATMMGQSKNVWQAEIESASETIDYFHYGVHYMSEIYKNQPTSEDGAINCVEYRPLEGFVYAVSPFNFTALAANLPMAPVLMGNTVVWKPATTSLLSSYYLMKIYAEAGLPAGVLNFMPGPGSVGSKVVLAHKDLAGVHFTGSTQVFNGLWKGIAENLNTYKSYPRLVGETGGKNFVFMHNSADATETATAMIRGAFEYQGQKCSATSRCYIPVSRWGEVKNQLDEMMVSIKTGDPRDFRNFVNAVIDENSFDNCMKYISYAKKSSEAEIIHGGSGDKSIGYFIKPTIIKTVNPHFLTMEEEIFGPILTLFVYDDDKFEETMDICNNTSPYALTGSFFAKDRAAIRKSHEALKYAAGNFYINDKTTGACIGLQPFGGGRASGTNDKAGSQLNLLKWVSPKTIKEILMPPRWYSYPFMEDK comes from the coding sequence TTGAGCAACGCTCTTTTTAGTTATGAAAAACCGTTTAATGATGTATCCAGAGATTACGCTCCGGGATCAATGGATAGAAAACTTCTAAAAGAAGCCATTGAGGAAATATCTTCTAATGTCGCAGAAATACCTCTTATCATAGGTGGAGAAGAGATCCGTACCGGCAATACAGGCAGTGTCGTTATGCCTCACGATCACAAACACAGGTTGGCGGTCTATCACAAAGCAGGAAGTGCGGAAATGGAAATAGCAATCAAGGCGGCCCTTGATGCCCACAATAAATGGGCGGGCATGTCTTACACCGACCGCGCAGCAATCATTATGAAAATAGCGGAGCTGATAAAAACAAAATATCGCTACATATTAAACGCAGCTACGATGATGGGGCAAAGCAAAAACGTATGGCAGGCTGAAATAGAATCAGCCAGCGAGACCATTGATTATTTCCATTACGGCGTCCACTATATGAGCGAAATTTACAAAAATCAGCCAACATCAGAGGATGGGGCCATTAACTGTGTTGAATACAGGCCTCTTGAAGGTTTCGTTTACGCAGTATCTCCTTTCAATTTCACCGCTCTCGCGGCAAATCTCCCGATGGCCCCTGTGCTGATGGGAAACACCGTGGTATGGAAACCGGCAACCACATCACTGCTGTCAAGCTACTATCTGATGAAGATTTATGCAGAAGCGGGACTGCCCGCAGGGGTTTTAAACTTCATGCCAGGCCCTGGATCGGTGGGCAGCAAGGTAGTACTTGCGCATAAGGATCTTGCCGGCGTACACTTCACAGGTTCAACCCAGGTTTTTAACGGTTTGTGGAAGGGTATAGCTGAAAATCTGAACACATATAAGTCATACCCCCGTCTTGTCGGTGAGACAGGCGGCAAAAACTTTGTTTTCATGCACAATTCAGCAGACGCAACAGAAACTGCAACTGCTATGATAAGAGGCGCTTTTGAATATCAAGGGCAAAAATGTTCTGCAACATCACGCTGCTACATTCCCGTAAGCCGCTGGGGCGAAGTTAAGAACCAACTGGATGAAATGATGGTATCCATAAAGACAGGAGATCCCCGTGATTTCCGTAATTTTGTAAATGCCGTCATTGACGAAAATTCTTTTGACAACTGCATGAAGTACATAAGTTACGCAAAAAAGTCGTCTGAAGCAGAAATAATCCACGGCGGCTCGGGGGATAAAAGTATAGGATACTTTATCAAGCCTACGATAATTAAGACCGTCAATCCGCACTTTTTGACAATGGAAGAAGAAATATTCGGACCTATCCTCACTCTTTTCGTTTACGATGACGATAAATTTGAAGAAACAATGGACATCTGCAATAACACATCTCCATACGCCCTTACAGGAAGCTTCTTTGCAAAAGACCGTGCGGCGATAAGAAAATCGCATGAGGCACTGAAATACGCAGCAGGCAATTTCTACATAAACGACAAAACGACAGGAGCCTGTATAGGGCTGCAGCCGTTCGGCGGCGGACGGGCATCAGGGACAAATGACAAGGCCGGGAGCCAGTTGAACCTCTTAAAATGGGTTTCCCCGAAGACAATAAAAGAAATCCTTATGCCGCCGCGTTGGTATTCATATCCTTTTATGGAAGATAAATAG
- the modB gene encoding molybdate ABC transporter permease subunit, with amino-acid sequence MDWFPLYNSLRVALISTFITFFLGIFAAHYIAKTPRLIKGVLDGILTLPLVLPPTVIGFFLLKIIGPLGPVGSRVLEVFGFKLTMTWYSAVFATTIISFPLIYRTARGAFESFDSTLLYSGQTLGLSNTFLFWRVVMPNCKQGILAGAVLSFARALGEFGATTMVSGYIPGRTAIISTTVYQLWREGNDALAYKWVFINLIISFIVLVTVNMLENSYKQPVGAAKDHFEHED; translated from the coding sequence ATGGACTGGTTTCCTCTTTATAATTCGTTGAGAGTAGCATTGATTTCAACATTCATTACATTTTTCCTGGGAATATTTGCCGCGCATTACATTGCAAAAACACCTCGGCTTATTAAAGGGGTGCTTGATGGTATTCTGACTTTGCCTCTGGTTTTGCCCCCAACTGTGATTGGATTTTTCCTGCTAAAAATTATAGGCCCGTTGGGACCGGTAGGTTCGCGGGTTCTTGAAGTATTTGGCTTTAAATTGACTATGACGTGGTATTCGGCTGTTTTCGCAACAACAATAATTTCCTTTCCCTTGATCTATCGCACTGCCCGAGGCGCGTTTGAATCATTTGACAGCACACTGCTCTACTCAGGACAAACTCTCGGATTATCGAATACCTTCCTATTCTGGCGGGTCGTGATGCCAAACTGCAAACAGGGTATCCTCGCCGGCGCAGTTCTCTCTTTTGCGCGTGCGCTTGGAGAATTCGGAGCTACAACAATGGTCTCCGGCTATATTCCAGGCAGGACCGCAATAATATCTACAACGGTATACCAACTTTGGAGAGAAGGAAACGACGCTCTTGCCTATAAGTGGGTATTTATAAATCTTATAATTTCGTTTATAGTACTGGTAACGGTAAATATGCTCGAAAATAGCTATAAACAGCCTGTTGGGGCAGCGAAAGATCATTTTGAGCATGAAGATTAG
- the modA gene encoding molybdate ABC transporter substrate-binding protein, translating into MIVPKSFKFSLLSLFLLILSLFTLPLPANADTNLTVFAAASMTESMNMIAEAYKKTVPDVKIIFNFDSSGTLKTQIEQGAECDIFISAGQKQMDQIDIKAASKVNTKKLDLVMDGTRFNIVSNKVVMVVPKGHNPKGINDFKDVVTEKVFIIALGNSDVPVGQYSEEIYRNLGLWDKLKSMNKISYASNVKEVLSQVAAGAVDCGVVYSTDAATSKGVDVVAEAPKGSHRPITYPAAILKNAKNPEAANAFIAFLKGPESLKIFNKIGFAVPAK; encoded by the coding sequence GTGATTGTGCCAAAATCTTTTAAGTTCTCTCTTCTTTCTCTGTTCTTATTGATCCTCTCTCTCTTCACACTTCCGTTACCCGCAAACGCCGATACAAACCTGACTGTATTCGCTGCGGCGTCAATGACAGAATCTATGAATATGATCGCGGAAGCGTACAAAAAAACAGTCCCTGACGTAAAGATCATCTTTAATTTTGATTCAAGCGGCACCCTGAAAACACAGATCGAACAGGGTGCGGAGTGCGATATTTTCATATCGGCAGGCCAGAAGCAAATGGATCAGATCGACATTAAGGCGGCTTCCAAGGTAAACACCAAGAAACTTGACCTTGTAATGGATGGGACACGTTTCAACATAGTTTCCAATAAAGTTGTGATGGTGGTTCCAAAAGGGCACAATCCCAAAGGGATCAATGACTTTAAAGATGTAGTCACAGAAAAGGTTTTTATCATTGCACTCGGTAATTCGGATGTTCCGGTCGGACAATACTCGGAAGAAATATACAGAAATCTTGGCCTTTGGGACAAACTTAAAAGCATGAACAAAATAAGCTACGCAAGTAATGTAAAAGAAGTTCTTTCACAGGTCGCTGCCGGAGCCGTTGATTGCGGTGTTGTATACAGCACCGATGCCGCAACATCAAAAGGTGTGGATGTTGTAGCAGAAGCACCGAAGGGAAGTCACCGGCCGATAACTTACCCTGCAGCAATTTTGAAGAATGCGAAAAATCCCGAAGCGGCGAACGCATTTATTGCTTTTCTTAAGGGACCGGAAAGCTTAAAGATCTTTAACAAAATTGGATTCGCTGTTCCAGCCAAATAA